A window of the Mucilaginibacter sp. cycad4 genome harbors these coding sequences:
- a CDS encoding vanadium-dependent haloperoxidase, with amino-acid sequence MRSFLFCLAGVLFLFASCKKPYYEKVLHDPELYRVTVKKLNDIVLENNFPPVTASRNYVYANIAAYEVIASGDPKHFKSLSGQIKHLPAVPKASKDTAVDYQFASLLAFCTVGNAVTFPEGSMDQYVDELKKKAKDAGMPSVLFEGSVNYANKVAKFILKWSKGDHYAQTRSASKYTVKQQDGRWIPTPPMYAQALEAHWGEIRPMVLDSTAQFIPPDPPAFNVKDHNSPFYKQALEVKQMVDSLTKEERHQADFWDDNAFKLNVVGHASFATKKFSPGGHWMNITAIGTRSKKFDFGTTVSVYTEASIALFDGFINCWYLKYRSNYVRPETIITKYIDADWRPYIQTPPFPEYSSGHAVISSAAAEVLTDRIGDDFAYTDSSEMEFGIDPLSFKSFREAAKSAAMSRVMGGIHFKNACIIGTKQGAEIGQLVVKKLQLKVK; translated from the coding sequence ATGAGATCCTTTTTATTTTGCCTTGCCGGTGTATTATTTTTATTTGCATCCTGTAAAAAGCCCTACTATGAAAAAGTACTCCACGATCCCGAACTTTATCGGGTAACCGTTAAAAAACTTAATGATATTGTACTGGAAAATAACTTTCCGCCGGTAACTGCCTCCCGTAATTATGTATATGCCAATATTGCTGCATACGAAGTCATAGCCTCCGGCGACCCTAAGCATTTTAAGTCGTTATCCGGCCAAATCAAACACCTGCCGGCCGTGCCAAAAGCATCAAAAGATACTGCTGTTGATTACCAGTTTGCTTCATTGCTTGCCTTTTGCACAGTTGGCAACGCGGTAACGTTTCCCGAAGGTAGTATGGATCAGTATGTTGATGAGCTTAAAAAGAAAGCCAAAGATGCAGGCATGCCATCGGTTTTGTTTGAGGGTTCTGTAAACTATGCCAATAAAGTAGCCAAATTTATATTGAAGTGGAGCAAGGGTGACCATTATGCACAAACCCGCTCTGCAAGTAAATATACGGTAAAGCAGCAGGATGGCCGCTGGATCCCCACGCCGCCTATGTATGCCCAGGCACTGGAAGCGCATTGGGGCGAGATCAGGCCGATGGTGCTGGACTCTACGGCCCAATTTATTCCGCCAGATCCACCAGCCTTCAATGTTAAAGACCATAACAGCCCGTTTTATAAGCAGGCGCTTGAGGTAAAACAAATGGTAGACAGCTTAACCAAAGAAGAGAGACACCAGGCTGATTTCTGGGATGATAATGCCTTTAAACTTAATGTAGTTGGCCATGCATCGTTTGCAACCAAAAAGTTTTCGCCCGGGGGGCACTGGATGAATATAACTGCAATAGGTACCCGTAGCAAAAAGTTTGATTTTGGTACTACGGTAAGCGTTTATACCGAAGCTTCAATTGCTTTGTTTGATGGGTTTATCAATTGCTGGTACCTTAAATATCGCTCAAACTACGTTCGCCCCGAGACTATAATTACCAAATACATTGACGCCGATTGGCGTCCTTATATCCAAACGCCGCCGTTCCCTGAGTATAGCAGCGGTCACGCGGTTATTTCATCAGCTGCCGCTGAAGTGCTTACTGACAGAATAGGCGATGATTTTGCCTATACAGATTCGTCGGAAATGGAATTTGGGATCGATCCGCTATCTTTTAAATCATTCCGTGAAGCCGCTAAATCAGCAGCTATGTCAAGGGTAATGGGAGGGATCCACTTTAAAAACGCCTGCATAATAGGTACTAAACAAGGCGCTGAAATTGGGCAACTTGTTGTAAAAAAATTGCAATTAAAGGTTAAGTGA
- a CDS encoding VCBS repeat-containing protein — MNYANTNLMLFTKYILRYFFILFCIGVMGLFSCKPKKAGEGIFKLLPANETGVTFINKNIVSDSVNILDYLYFYNGAGVATADFNNDGLPDLYFVSNQGPNKLYLNKGGMKFEDITDRAGVAGAGNWKTGVTVVDINGDGFKDIYVSVVSGYKTFKGKNQLYINNGNLTFTESAAKYGLDFAGLSTQASFFDYDKDGDLDMFLLTSSVHSNDTYGDSTQRFKYSHDAGDHLFRNDNGHFTDVTAGSGIYSAPIGYGLGVSVGDLNNDGWDDLYVSNDFFEQDYYYINQHNGTFKEQLKSAFGHTSLFSMGNTISDINQDGHLDVLSTDMLPEEMKVLRSTINDEPLDIYNQEVNAGYYYQYSKNCLQLNVGNGNKFVDLSLYSGVSATDWTWSPLVQDFDMDGKKDMFFSNGIKRRLNDMDYLKYLGDPMVMQAYKENRVFDKDKINKMPEGGVHNYLYHGEDRLKFTDVSTGNDMQQASISAGSVAVDLDNDGDLDIVTNNMDEPAYIYNNATIEGRKENKPSYLKYAVKYNLLNRDGIGTKFFLKSKDHIDHQEIQTSNAYESNLNNELLFTFAPGDKPESLLVVWPDNSYEVVKDFKPGQKTILRYNPQIVNDRKPVAEVIEAFISDKKQFDSKPIQAKLLANVKTFDTPDFNYYSLLPHTYLQHTPAIAIADANNDGIDDIYIGGIADEEKYILAGDKSGGFTKVSVPLFDQYKNTADEQATWVDVNNDGKPDLIVISANHPFLETEKLVQPRLYLNKGNFQFEYQSLPKLNYQASKITLFDFNGDGLNDILFTSAVSFKDYTATIPSSILINKGNGKFEISGDKRYDQITNLQYVTSITTADIDHNGKPDLLITAEWQPVYIFLNDGKKLNRFSSPVLDKEKGWWQSAMISDIDGDGKADLIAGNWGLNNKYNVTADQPLYAYNTDLDKDGKNDLILSYFYKDLYYPFRPKNDLEQELPYLKKEWLSYQKMADKTTAEVFKDKLDDNDRLSVNQFNSIFVSDVLHAASVTALPYLYQQAPIKSMLKYGNGDILLNGNFWGVVPYEGKYDALGLAGLHYDKQHKQFDAPAYLINGAINPQEITYLAPVKTATNLNTYLVVTYDGRLMLLSK, encoded by the coding sequence ATGAATTACGCTAACACCAATTTAATGCTGTTTACCAAATATATTCTTAGATATTTCTTTATACTTTTTTGTATTGGTGTGATGGGCTTGTTTTCCTGTAAGCCTAAAAAGGCAGGTGAAGGTATATTTAAATTACTCCCAGCTAATGAAACAGGGGTTACCTTTATAAACAAGAACATAGTATCCGATTCTGTTAATATTTTAGATTATTTGTATTTCTACAACGGTGCGGGTGTGGCAACTGCCGATTTTAATAACGATGGCCTGCCCGATCTTTATTTTGTATCAAACCAGGGCCCGAACAAACTTTACCTTAACAAAGGCGGGATGAAGTTTGAGGATATTACTGATAGGGCAGGTGTTGCCGGTGCCGGTAACTGGAAGACCGGTGTAACTGTAGTTGATATCAATGGTGATGGATTTAAGGATATCTATGTAAGTGTGGTATCGGGGTATAAAACCTTTAAAGGTAAAAATCAGCTTTACATAAATAACGGTAATTTAACTTTTACCGAAAGTGCAGCTAAATACGGGCTTGATTTTGCCGGCCTTTCTACCCAGGCTTCGTTTTTTGATTATGATAAGGATGGCGACTTGGATATGTTCCTCCTTACTTCATCGGTACACAGTAATGATACTTATGGCGATTCTACCCAACGGTTCAAATATAGTCATGATGCCGGCGATCACCTTTTCAGGAATGACAATGGGCATTTTACAGATGTAACGGCAGGTTCAGGTATTTATTCAGCACCAATTGGTTACGGCTTGGGTGTAAGTGTAGGTGATTTGAATAACGATGGCTGGGACGATCTTTATGTAAGTAATGATTTTTTTGAGCAGGACTATTACTACATCAATCAGCATAACGGCACTTTTAAAGAGCAATTGAAAAGCGCTTTCGGCCATACAAGCCTGTTTTCGATGGGGAATACTATCAGTGATATTAACCAGGATGGCCATTTGGATGTACTTAGCACCGATATGCTTCCCGAAGAAATGAAGGTGTTACGATCAACCATCAATGATGAACCGCTGGATATTTATAACCAGGAAGTTAATGCCGGGTATTACTACCAATACTCAAAAAATTGCCTGCAGTTGAACGTGGGCAATGGTAATAAGTTTGTCGACCTGAGTTTGTACAGCGGGGTTTCGGCTACAGATTGGACATGGTCGCCGCTGGTGCAGGATTTTGATATGGATGGAAAGAAAGACATGTTCTTCTCCAATGGTATCAAACGCCGCCTTAATGATATGGATTATCTGAAATATCTTGGTGACCCCATGGTTATGCAGGCATACAAAGAAAATCGCGTTTTTGATAAAGACAAGATCAATAAAATGCCCGAAGGCGGTGTGCATAATTACCTTTATCATGGTGAAGATAGATTGAAATTTACTGATGTATCTACAGGCAACGATATGCAGCAAGCATCTATATCGGCAGGTTCTGTGGCAGTTGATTTAGATAATGACGGTGATCTTGATATAGTTACCAATAACATGGATGAGCCGGCATATATTTATAATAATGCCACGATAGAGGGCCGCAAAGAAAACAAGCCAAGCTATCTTAAATACGCTGTAAAATACAACCTTTTGAACCGTGACGGCATTGGCACCAAATTTTTCCTTAAATCAAAAGATCATATCGATCACCAGGAAATACAAACCAGTAATGCGTACGAAAGTAATTTGAATAACGAGCTGCTTTTCACATTTGCCCCCGGCGATAAACCGGAATCGTTGTTGGTGGTATGGCCTGATAATAGTTATGAAGTGGTGAAAGACTTCAAGCCCGGTCAGAAAACCATTTTAAGATATAACCCTCAAATAGTTAACGATCGTAAACCAGTAGCTGAGGTTATTGAAGCTTTCATCAGCGATAAGAAGCAGTTTGACAGCAAACCAATACAGGCAAAGCTTTTAGCTAACGTTAAAACTTTCGATACCCCCGATTTTAATTACTATTCACTCTTACCACATACTTATTTGCAGCACACCCCAGCAATTGCCATAGCCGACGCCAATAATGACGGCATTGATGATATTTATATAGGAGGCATTGCCGACGAAGAAAAATACATACTGGCAGGTGATAAATCAGGGGGATTTACCAAAGTAAGCGTGCCATTATTTGATCAATATAAAAATACTGCAGATGAGCAGGCCACATGGGTCGATGTAAATAATGATGGCAAACCCGACTTGATCGTGATTAGCGCTAACCATCCTTTCCTTGAAACGGAGAAATTGGTACAGCCCCGACTATATCTCAACAAAGGCAATTTTCAGTTTGAATATCAGTCTTTACCAAAGCTCAATTATCAGGCATCAAAAATTACGCTATTTGATTTTAACGGAGATGGACTGAACGATATTTTATTTACCAGCGCCGTTTCGTTTAAGGATTATACAGCTACTATCCCTTCTTCAATATTAATTAATAAAGGCAACGGAAAGTTTGAAATAAGTGGCGACAAGCGATATGATCAAATCACGAACCTGCAATATGTCACCAGTATAACAACTGCTGATATCGATCACAATGGCAAGCCCGACTTGCTTATAACAGCCGAGTGGCAGCCGGTTTATATCTTCCTGAATGATGGAAAAAAATTAAATCGTTTTTCATCACCGGTTTTAGATAAGGAAAAAGGCTGGTGGCAGTCGGCTATGATAAGCGATATAGATGGCGACGGCAAGGCTGATCTTATTGCCGGCAATTGGGGTTTGAACAATAAATATAATGTTACTGCCGACCAGCCGCTTTATGCCTATAATACTGATTTGGATAAGGATGGCAAAAACGATTTGATATTATCATATTTTTATAAAGACCTGTATTACCCGTTTCGCCCTAAAAATGATTTGGAACAGGAACTGCCATATTTAAAAAAAGAATGGCTCAGCTATCAAAAAATGGCCGATAAAACTACCGCCGAGGTATTTAAGGACAAACTGGATGATAATGATCGTTTAAGTGTAAATCAGTTCAATAGTATTTTTGTGAGTGATGTATTGCACGCTGCTTCGGTTACCGCGTTGCCATACCTTTATCAGCAGGCCCCCATTAAGTCGATGCTAAAATATGGCAATGGCGATATATTGCTGAATGGAAACTTTTGGGGCGTTGTACCTTATGAAGGGAAGTATGACGCGCTCGGCCTGGCTGGCTTACACTACGACAAACAGCATAAGCAATTTGATGCACCAGCTTATTTAATAAACGGGGCTATCAATCCACAGGAAATCACTTATCTGGCGCCTGTGAAAACAGCAACCAATTTGAATACCTATCTCGTGGTTACCTATGATGGCCGGTTAATGTTATTAAGTAAGTAG
- a CDS encoding glycoside hydrolase family 65 protein: MNKILNLYLLFILLVPSLSEAQSIDLWKIKADKIDPANYYGITVANGMIGIVSAPEPFKVKNVVLAGAYDLYGRGRVSNFLNSFNLLNMYLEIEGKRIDAKNISNFKQELDMQHAAFTTTFDYADKATIKYTYYSLRQLPFTVLMDVSVTAKQAINITSASVMEAPDALKEVQNYYNEIDRPHVTISLLTSTAKSPTGKMQLCASTSFLFGEPHGQEPRIIHEMWDNNMHLMKFSKAIAAGQTYNYAVTGSSITSAHHADPLNEAERLTIFAKLEGRNRLIKFHNKAWDELWTSDIQIEGDDQSQQDIHSMLYHLYSFSRAGAAYSPSPMGLSGLGYNGHVFWDCDVWMYPAMLVLHPEIAKSMVEYRFERLDAARKNAFSHGYKGAMFPWESADSGVEETPVWALSGPFEHHITACVALAAWNYYCVTQDKQWLKEKGWPILSATADFWASRVERNGPGHYDIKNVVAADEWAENIDNNAFTNAAAKANLLNATAAAKILGEKADADWANVAQNIPILKLDNGVTREHATYKGEGIKQADVNLLAYPLKTITDPAQIKKDLEYYETRVPNEGTPAMTQAVFALLYSRLGNGDKAFHFFKDAYEPNLNPPFRVIAETKGGTNPYFATGAGGIIQSLLMGFGGLDITPTGIVQVKSTLPANWKSLKITGVGMDKATYTINK; encoded by the coding sequence TTGAATAAGATATTGAATTTATATTTGCTTTTTATTTTGTTGGTTCCTTCGTTATCGGAAGCACAAAGTATTGACCTCTGGAAAATTAAAGCCGACAAAATTGATCCCGCTAATTATTACGGAATCACGGTAGCTAATGGGATGATCGGGATAGTATCAGCACCAGAGCCTTTCAAGGTTAAAAATGTGGTGCTGGCTGGAGCGTATGACCTGTATGGCCGCGGGCGGGTAAGCAATTTCCTGAACAGTTTTAACTTGCTTAATATGTATCTTGAAATTGAAGGTAAGCGCATAGATGCCAAAAACATCAGCAATTTTAAGCAGGAACTGGATATGCAGCACGCCGCGTTCACCACCACGTTTGATTATGCCGATAAAGCAACCATAAAATACACTTACTATTCCCTTCGTCAGTTGCCATTTACGGTGTTGATGGATGTTTCGGTAACGGCAAAACAGGCTATCAACATCACATCAGCCAGTGTAATGGAAGCGCCTGACGCACTTAAAGAGGTTCAGAATTATTATAACGAAATTGACCGCCCGCATGTAACCATTAGCCTGCTTACTTCAACGGCAAAAAGCCCGACAGGCAAAATGCAGCTTTGCGCATCCACTTCATTTTTATTCGGCGAGCCGCATGGGCAGGAACCGCGCATTATTCATGAGATGTGGGATAATAACATGCACCTCATGAAGTTTAGCAAGGCGATAGCTGCCGGGCAAACTTACAATTACGCGGTAACTGGCTCATCCATAACCTCGGCCCACCATGCCGACCCGCTGAATGAAGCCGAGCGCCTCACCATTTTTGCCAAACTGGAAGGTCGCAATAGATTGATCAAATTCCATAACAAGGCCTGGGACGAGCTGTGGACAAGCGATATCCAAATTGAGGGTGATGACCAGTCACAACAGGATATTCACAGCATGTTATACCATTTATACTCGTTCTCAAGGGCAGGCGCAGCATACTCACCGTCACCAATGGGGCTTTCGGGGTTGGGCTATAATGGCCATGTGTTTTGGGATTGTGATGTTTGGATGTATCCTGCCATGCTGGTTTTACATCCCGAGATTGCCAAATCAATGGTTGAATACCGGTTTGAACGATTGGATGCCGCGCGTAAAAATGCGTTTTCGCATGGTTATAAAGGAGCGATGTTTCCCTGGGAAAGTGCTGACAGTGGGGTAGAGGAAACACCGGTATGGGCATTGAGTGGTCCGTTTGAACACCATATTACGGCGTGTGTAGCATTGGCCGCATGGAATTATTACTGCGTAACTCAGGATAAGCAATGGTTAAAAGAAAAAGGCTGGCCGATACTTTCAGCCACTGCCGATTTTTGGGCAAGCAGAGTTGAACGCAATGGACCCGGTCATTACGATATTAAAAACGTAGTTGCTGCAGATGAATGGGCCGAAAACATTGACAATAATGCTTTCACCAATGCCGCAGCAAAAGCTAACTTGTTAAATGCCACCGCCGCTGCCAAAATTTTGGGAGAAAAGGCCGATGCCGATTGGGCAAATGTTGCCCAAAACATCCCGATCCTGAAGCTGGATAATGGCGTTACCCGCGAACACGCAACATATAAGGGTGAAGGGATTAAGCAGGCTGATGTTAACTTGTTAGCTTATCCCCTTAAAACAATAACCGATCCGGCACAAATAAAAAAAGATCTTGAATACTACGAAACCCGGGTACCTAACGAAGGCACTCCCGCCATGACACAGGCTGTTTTTGCTTTGCTATACTCGCGGTTGGGTAATGGAGATAAGGCATTTCACTTTTTTAAGGATGCTTATGAACCCAACCTCAATCCGCCGTTCCGGGTAATTGCCGAAACAAAAGGCGGGACAAACCCTTACTTTGCTACAGGTGCTGGTGGTATTATTCAAAGTTTGCTGATGGGTTTTGGTGGTTTGGATATTACACCAACCGGCATAGTACAAGTTAAAAGCACGTTGCCTGCTAACTGGAAATCACTTAAAATTACCGGCGTTGGGATGGATAAGGCAACTTATACGATAAATAAGTGA
- a CDS encoding VCBS repeat-containing protein, which yields MQPKIPLFLLILILTILCACNGGDKQTLFTRQNNEAIGINFANQLNDQDRTNVFTFRNYYNGGGVAIGDVNNDGLNDVYLTSNMGGNQLYINKGNWKFENITDKAGVKSTKYWSTGATMVDINGDGWLDIYVCHSGNARGSEKGNELFINQHDGTFKEEAQKYGLVDNGLSTQAIFFDYDNDGDLDCFVLNNSFRPIESFDFSKNLRAVVDELGGARLYRNDGGHFTNVTKEAGIYSSDIGFGLGVSVADINQDGYPDIYVSNDFFERDYLYINQRNGTFKEDIQNETGHLSLASMGSDIADINNDGQYDIFTTEMLPEGDLRLKKMTSFESYDVIKAKQRDGYYNQYMQNCLQVRNNDGTFSETAFYSGVAATDWSWGALMFDMDNDGWKDIFVSNGIYKDLTDQDYIEFLGNRDNMAKIAEGRKKFDYKDFTDKMASSPLSNYAYLNNHNLTFTNKSTDFGLDKPGFSNGSSYADLDNDGDNDLIVNNENAPVSIFKNNAERNGNHHIQIKLKGTGLNTFGIGTTVKVFMKGSSLIYYNQPTRGFQSCTSPNLLTIGIGKYKSIDSVQVIWPGNTYQLLKNVNADKVYVVKQTDANLKYNWTKPPVKTMFADVTKSIFDSIPKHKEDDFIDFDNERLMLQMLSTENPYMATGDVNGDGLTDFYFGSSKNSFASIYIQQKDGRFKQTIPEDFKKQEYLENAGAVFGDFDGDGDQDLIVGVGGNADEAETPVYNPRFFVNDGKGNFHRDPERTLHAAVNASVIVPADYDGDGKPDLFVGGRSVPGLYGCSPQSFVFHNDGNGHFTDVSKLVLGTDTKLGMVTAAQWADIDNNGSPDLVVAGNWMGIKIFKNNKGKFTEDKQLANYKGWWSCLEIADVDGDGTLDIIGGNIGLNSKFRASFEQPMEIHIKDFDNNGTKECVTSMYKSDGVNYVFHMKPDLVGQMPILKKRFLRYIDYAGKPFDEVFTADMLEGAETHQMNFLASAVFLNKNGKFVCKPLPTDAQLSMISTILCADLDNTGVKKIVLGGNFYGFKPEVGRLDANRGLVYQYTKNGFTYFPAAKTGLNLNGQVRSSVAIKNTAGKNYYLFGINDEPLKAYELR from the coding sequence ATGCAACCAAAAATACCCCTGTTTCTGCTTATCTTAATCCTTACTATTCTTTGCGCCTGTAATGGTGGTGATAAACAAACCCTGTTTACCCGGCAAAATAACGAAGCTATCGGCATCAATTTCGCTAATCAGCTCAATGACCAGGACCGTACCAATGTATTTACTTTTCGTAATTATTATAATGGGGGCGGGGTTGCCATTGGCGATGTCAACAATGATGGCTTAAATGATGTTTATTTAACATCAAACATGGGCGGTAACCAACTTTATATCAATAAAGGGAACTGGAAGTTTGAAAACATAACCGATAAGGCAGGGGTTAAGAGTACTAAATACTGGAGCACAGGCGCTACTATGGTTGATATCAATGGCGATGGCTGGCTTGATATTTACGTTTGCCACAGCGGTAATGCCCGCGGCAGCGAAAAGGGTAATGAACTATTTATTAATCAGCATGATGGTACGTTTAAGGAAGAAGCCCAAAAGTATGGCCTGGTAGATAATGGATTATCCACCCAGGCCATTTTTTTCGACTATGATAATGACGGCGATCTTGATTGCTTTGTACTAAATAATTCTTTCCGACCAATAGAATCATTTGATTTTAGTAAAAACTTACGAGCTGTTGTTGACGAATTGGGTGGCGCGCGCTTGTACCGTAATGATGGCGGCCATTTTACTAACGTAACCAAAGAAGCAGGCATATATTCAAGCGATATAGGCTTTGGTTTGGGTGTTTCTGTGGCTGATATCAATCAGGATGGATACCCTGACATCTATGTCTCCAATGATTTTTTTGAGCGTGATTATCTTTATATCAATCAAAGAAATGGAACTTTTAAAGAGGATATTCAAAATGAAACGGGGCACCTGAGCCTGGCTTCAATGGGATCGGATATTGCCGATATAAATAACGATGGGCAGTATGATATTTTCACTACAGAAATGCTGCCCGAAGGCGATCTGCGGTTGAAAAAAATGACCTCGTTTGAATCGTATGATGTGATCAAAGCCAAGCAGCGCGATGGTTACTATAACCAGTATATGCAAAACTGCCTGCAGGTGCGTAACAACGATGGAACATTCTCTGAAACCGCCTTTTATTCGGGCGTAGCTGCAACCGACTGGAGCTGGGGCGCGCTGATGTTTGATATGGATAATGACGGATGGAAGGACATTTTTGTATCAAACGGGATCTATAAAGACCTAACCGATCAGGATTATATCGAATTTTTAGGCAATCGCGATAACATGGCCAAAATAGCCGAAGGCCGGAAGAAATTTGATTATAAGGATTTTACTGATAAAATGGCTTCATCACCCTTATCTAATTATGCCTATCTTAATAATCACAACCTTACTTTCACCAATAAATCGACTGATTTTGGTTTGGATAAGCCGGGGTTTAGCAATGGATCATCCTATGCAGATCTCGACAATGATGGGGATAATGACCTCATCGTAAATAATGAAAACGCTCCGGTATCTATTTTTAAAAATAATGCCGAAAGAAATGGAAACCACCATATCCAGATAAAATTAAAAGGAACGGGCCTGAATACTTTTGGAATAGGTACTACGGTAAAAGTATTTATGAAGGGCAGTTCGCTGATTTATTATAATCAGCCTACACGTGGTTTCCAAAGTTGCACATCGCCCAATTTACTTACAATAGGTATAGGCAAATACAAATCAATTGATTCGGTACAGGTAATTTGGCCCGGCAATACTTACCAGTTGCTAAAAAACGTAAACGCGGATAAAGTTTACGTAGTTAAGCAAACCGATGCCAATCTGAAATATAACTGGACAAAACCTCCTGTTAAAACAATGTTCGCCGATGTTACCAAATCAATATTTGATAGTATCCCTAAGCATAAGGAGGATGATTTTATCGATTTCGATAACGAGCGCCTGATGCTCCAGATGTTATCGACAGAGAATCCGTACATGGCAACCGGCGATGTTAACGGCGACGGGTTGACTGACTTTTATTTCGGGAGCTCAAAAAATAGCTTTGCGAGCATCTATATCCAACAAAAGGATGGCAGGTTTAAACAAACCATTCCCGAAGATTTTAAAAAGCAGGAATACCTGGAAAATGCCGGGGCTGTTTTTGGTGATTTTGATGGCGATGGCGACCAGGACCTGATAGTAGGAGTAGGGGGCAATGCTGATGAGGCCGAAACTCCGGTTTACAATCCGCGCTTTTTTGTGAACGATGGTAAAGGTAATTTTCACCGCGATCCCGAAAGAACATTGCACGCCGCTGTTAATGCCTCGGTAATTGTCCCGGCGGATTATGACGGCGATGGCAAGCCCGACCTTTTTGTTGGAGGTAGAAGTGTGCCCGGACTTTACGGATGTTCGCCGCAATCATTTGTTTTTCATAACGATGGAAACGGGCATTTTACCGATGTATCAAAATTAGTATTGGGTACCGATACAAAGCTGGGCATGGTAACGGCAGCCCAATGGGCCGATATTGATAACAATGGCTCGCCCGATCTGGTAGTTGCCGGCAACTGGATGGGGATTAAGATCTTCAAAAATAACAAAGGAAAATTTACCGAAGATAAACAACTGGCCAACTACAAAGGCTGGTGGAGCTGCCTTGAAATTGCTGATGTAGATGGCGACGGTACCCTTGATATCATTGGCGGTAACATCGGCCTTAACTCAAAATTTAGGGCTTCGTTTGAGCAGCCTATGGAAATTCATATAAAGGATTTTGATAATAACGGTACCAAAGAGTGTGTAACCTCTATGTATAAAAGCGATGGCGTAAACTATGTTTTTCATATGAAGCCGGATTTAGTGGGTCAGATGCCAATCCTCAAAAAACGTTTTCTGCGCTATATCGACTATGCGGGCAAACCATTTGACGAGGTATTTACTGCCGATATGCTTGAGGGCGCCGAAACCCATCAAATGAACTTCCTGGCATCGGCGGTGTTTTTAAATAAAAACGGAAAGTTTGTGTGTAAACCTTTGCCTACGGATGCCCAGCTCTCTATGATAAGTACTATTTTGTGTGCCGATCTTGATAATACAGGCGTTAAGAAGATCGTATTAGGAGGCAACTTTTACGGCTTTAAACCTGAAGTTGGCCGGCTTGATGCTAATCGCGGCCTTGTTTATCAATACACAAAAAATGGGTTTACTTATTTTCCAGCTGCCAAAACGGGCCTGAATTTAAACGGACAGGTACGCTCATCGGTGGCTATTAAAAATACAGCCGGTAAAAATTATTACCTGTTTGGTATTAATGATGAACCGCTTAAAGCTTATGAATTACGCTAA